The following coding sequences are from one Chondrinema litorale window:
- a CDS encoding PhzF family phenazine biosynthesis protein, which translates to MQADYFLLDVFTNKKFGGNQLAVFAEANEIPENKLQLIAKELNLPESVFLYPPETETGDYKMRIFTPGKELPTAGHPTIGTSHLLLNELKKTCKEGNVLKLEQLVGEIPVTFDKEAGKCVHITMKQPNPEFGRLIQKRELVAEILSIDLSDLMPGKPIQCISCGNPFVFVPVKSLAVLANIKPRVDLLQQYENTLGTSAFYVFTNETQSEADTRGRMFAPLWGITEDPATGSASGPLGCYLVRHGLCNGENILCEQGFEMGRPSSIRVSISHTNHIIDQVFVGGEAVLVGKGTLFI; encoded by the coding sequence ATGCAAGCGGATTATTTTTTACTAGATGTATTTACCAATAAAAAATTTGGAGGGAATCAATTAGCAGTTTTTGCTGAGGCTAATGAGATCCCTGAAAATAAATTACAGCTAATCGCAAAGGAACTTAATCTACCAGAGTCGGTATTTCTTTATCCCCCCGAAACTGAAACTGGAGATTATAAAATGAGAATCTTTACACCAGGTAAAGAGTTACCAACTGCTGGTCATCCTACTATAGGAACATCTCATTTACTTTTAAATGAACTTAAGAAAACTTGTAAGGAGGGAAACGTTTTAAAACTAGAACAGTTAGTAGGTGAGATTCCAGTAACGTTTGATAAGGAAGCTGGCAAATGTGTTCATATTACAATGAAACAACCAAATCCTGAGTTTGGAAGACTTATTCAAAAAAGAGAGTTAGTTGCTGAAATACTTTCAATTGATCTTTCCGATTTAATGCCAGGAAAACCCATTCAATGTATTTCTTGTGGTAATCCATTTGTGTTTGTACCAGTTAAATCATTAGCTGTGTTAGCTAACATAAAACCCAGAGTTGACTTATTACAACAATATGAGAATACCTTAGGCACATCTGCATTTTATGTTTTTACTAATGAGACTCAAAGCGAGGCAGATACAAGAGGAAGAATGTTTGCACCACTTTGGGGAATTACAGAAGACCCTGCAACTGGAAGTGCTTCTGGACCTTTAGGCTGTTATTTGGTAAGACATGGATTATGCAATGGTGAGAATATATTATGTGAGCAAGGCTTTGAAATGGGCAGACCAAGCAGTATTCGAGTTAGTATATCACATACAAACCACATAATAGATCAGGTTTTTGTTGGAGGTGAAGCTGTATTAGTTGGGAAAGGTACTTTATTTATTTAA
- the hflK gene encoding FtsH protease activity modulator HflK: MFEKFIYKLNLPPGITAFLQRTRLITLILAIIITLWSMIFQVGTEEVGVITRFGKYVRTVEPGLNLKIPFTEDVYKVPVERQQKLEFGFRTVSAGVNSEYTRQGAKDESLMLTGDLNLADVEWVVQYRIDNAYNYLFKVRNPETTMRDISEAAMRQVVGDRTVNEVLTTGRTEIGGKLEELIQNICNDYNMGIKIEQVVLQDVNPPDPVKAAFNAVNEAQQEKETLINQAKSEYNKVIPRASGQAEETIQKAEGYATERVNRAKGEVARFNELYNEYIKATEVTKRRIYLETMSEILPRLGNIVITDQEGNNVVPLLQMGLKNSQNSNSQSNE; the protein is encoded by the coding sequence ATGTTTGAAAAATTTATTTACAAATTAAACTTACCTCCGGGTATAACAGCCTTTTTACAACGCACAAGACTCATCACGCTCATTTTAGCAATTATCATTACGCTGTGGAGCATGATTTTTCAGGTAGGAACTGAAGAAGTAGGTGTAATTACCCGATTTGGCAAATATGTTCGTACAGTTGAACCCGGACTTAATTTAAAAATTCCTTTTACTGAAGATGTGTATAAGGTACCCGTTGAAAGGCAGCAAAAACTGGAATTTGGATTCCGGACTGTTTCAGCTGGAGTCAATTCTGAATATACAAGACAAGGAGCCAAAGATGAATCGCTTATGCTTACTGGTGATCTCAACTTAGCCGATGTAGAGTGGGTAGTACAATATAGAATTGATAATGCTTATAATTATTTATTTAAAGTAAGAAACCCAGAAACTACTATGCGCGACATCTCTGAGGCAGCGATGAGACAAGTTGTTGGAGATAGAACAGTAAATGAAGTGCTTACTACTGGACGTACAGAAATAGGTGGAAAACTAGAAGAACTTATTCAAAATATTTGTAATGATTACAATATGGGGATAAAAATAGAACAAGTAGTTCTTCAAGATGTAAACCCACCAGACCCAGTAAAAGCCGCATTTAACGCAGTAAATGAAGCACAACAAGAAAAAGAGACTCTTATAAATCAGGCAAAATCTGAATACAATAAGGTTATTCCACGAGCTAGTGGACAAGCAGAAGAGACTATTCAAAAAGCAGAAGGTTATGCTACCGAAAGAGTTAACCGAGCAAAAGGGGAAGTTGCCCGCTTTAATGAATTATATAACGAATATATAAAAGCTACTGAAGTAACTAAAAGACGGATCTACTTGGAAACTATGTCTGAAATTCTACCACGTTTAGGCAATATTGTTATTACAGATCAGGAAGGCAACAATGTAGTTCCTCTTTTACAAATGGGATTAAAAAACTCTCAAAACTCAAATTCTCAGAGCAATGAATAA
- a CDS encoding SusC/RagA family TonB-linked outer membrane protein has product MGRERFLVYVSLIQILSIASVSMSNAQDKSNFITLQLKKVSFEELKAEIESQSGYSFFYTQNVIDNAMLFSLNVANTDINSVLDQLEADYNLVFIIKGDKILVDKAPELFTVKGRIFSSDTYTPLVGVNILIKDTKKGIATDSKGAFKISLEKSDILEISHIGYKAQQLTFEEVQNNSFIYLDNQFENLEEILVIAYGRQTKRELTGSVEKLTAAEFKTFNTTSFDQKLQGLISGLQVMNSSGSSAAPVKLLIRGLSSISASSNPLIILDGAPLYNSPLGLERSLYSEPQNPLSLISSYDIESIEVLKDAASTSIYGSRASNGIMIITTKSGLSGKPGFEFTYNTGVSMPVRSVKKLGLANTEQWFNIIDEARENTNLSPFSPSINTSVFIDDPLDELSREEALLINNDWFDYVLETGKTDEIQLSYKQATEKSNFYVSGNYRKESGIYKPNRFKRFSLRTNISLYPHKNLTLRLRNVFVSTVNNRSINTVAGIFDDNLRGGFSQAIVESLPWYPVYNENADYWNPLSGANILAAADTENFNDEVKQYRNINSISFSYNFPFVKGLSFDGIFSTDILQNNSEFWVSETISRSGTFASDQAVTSSILNYNFLTKYHKDFGKHNFEITTGVEAQRNSEKTNFILAENIKGNSKEISDKNASIYVNSGITGERYLMSYLNRINYSFNNKYYTSVSYRIDGSSAFLPENRWTDFASVSAGWILSEEIFFNSTFINLLKIKASIGETGNQDISDNLFQTTYLNSRRYGERDLISGATSIENIGAKDLTWERTINYNIGFEFGFLENKYIGEITYFNKKVNNLLLEVPLPYSSTLDGADPVIWDNAGKLNNKGIEVDLEGYIIYNNNFRWKVGFNATYLKNKVLELHSSVDASGQGVTSRNVTLTKQGGSIGSYYLARYAGIDLDKGVEMIYEIDQDIYNNEGRTVPTGNLIPATSSNIVANRIYNKSKTGNPDFFGGVSTQIYFKRFTLDILLSFVGGYYIFDYQYHKSHYPSQGYINVFSDLYEKSWRPNVQNAEYPELKWDYNYEWDWDSDNETWINTTGNYNNLSYFTDRYLQKGDFMRLRNITLSYDIPRSILNKINFNTLNIAVSAQNLLTFTGYKGLDPESTIINGDAQLNNLSPSYFRQTPFPNAKSFNLSISAAF; this is encoded by the coding sequence ATGGGAAGGGAGAGGTTTTTAGTGTATGTGAGTTTGATACAAATATTATCAATCGCGAGTGTTAGTATGTCTAATGCTCAAGATAAAAGTAATTTTATAACGCTACAATTGAAAAAAGTTAGTTTTGAGGAACTGAAGGCGGAAATTGAGTCGCAGAGTGGGTATAGTTTTTTTTATACTCAAAATGTGATTGATAATGCTATGCTTTTTTCTTTAAATGTAGCTAATACTGATATAAATAGTGTATTAGATCAACTAGAGGCTGATTATAATCTAGTTTTTATTATTAAAGGAGACAAAATACTTGTAGATAAAGCTCCAGAATTATTTACAGTAAAAGGTCGAATTTTTTCTTCTGATACTTATACTCCTTTAGTTGGTGTAAATATTTTAATAAAAGATACCAAGAAAGGTATTGCAACAGATTCAAAAGGTGCATTCAAAATATCATTAGAGAAAAGTGATATTTTAGAAATTAGTCATATTGGATATAAAGCTCAACAATTAACTTTTGAGGAAGTTCAAAATAACTCTTTTATATATCTAGATAATCAGTTTGAAAATCTTGAAGAAATTCTTGTTATTGCGTATGGAAGGCAAACAAAAAGAGAGTTAACAGGTAGTGTCGAAAAATTGACTGCGGCGGAATTTAAGACCTTCAATACGACAAGTTTTGATCAGAAACTACAAGGTTTAATTTCTGGATTACAGGTGATGAATAGTAGTGGAAGTTCAGCAGCACCTGTAAAACTATTAATTAGAGGTTTGAGCTCAATTTCAGCAAGTAGTAACCCTCTGATAATATTAGATGGTGCCCCTTTATATAATAGTCCACTAGGCTTAGAAAGGTCCTTATATTCTGAACCTCAAAATCCATTATCTTTAATTAGTTCATATGACATTGAATCTATTGAGGTATTAAAAGATGCTGCTTCTACCTCTATATATGGTTCCAGAGCCTCAAATGGAATTATGATAATTACTACCAAATCAGGTTTATCGGGTAAACCAGGATTTGAGTTTACTTATAATACTGGAGTTTCAATGCCTGTTAGATCTGTAAAAAAGCTAGGTTTAGCAAATACAGAACAGTGGTTTAATATTATAGATGAAGCAAGGGAAAATACTAACTTATCGCCATTTTCACCTTCAATTAATACTAGTGTTTTTATTGACGATCCACTTGATGAATTATCAAGAGAAGAAGCTCTGTTAATCAATAATGATTGGTTTGATTATGTACTTGAAACAGGTAAAACTGATGAAATACAACTATCTTATAAACAAGCAACTGAAAAAAGTAATTTCTATGTGTCTGGTAATTATAGAAAAGAAAGTGGTATTTATAAACCAAATAGATTTAAAAGATTCTCGCTAAGAACTAATATTAGTTTATATCCTCATAAAAATTTAACACTTAGGTTAAGAAATGTATTTGTTAGTACTGTAAATAATAGATCAATTAATACAGTAGCGGGTATTTTTGATGATAATTTAAGAGGTGGTTTCTCCCAAGCTATTGTAGAAAGTCTACCTTGGTATCCTGTTTATAATGAAAATGCAGATTATTGGAATCCATTATCTGGTGCAAATATATTAGCTGCTGCAGATACTGAAAATTTTAATGATGAAGTAAAGCAATATAGAAATATCAATAGCATTTCATTTAGTTATAATTTCCCCTTTGTAAAAGGATTATCTTTTGACGGAATATTCTCAACTGATATATTACAAAATAATAGTGAATTTTGGGTGAGTGAAACTATTAGTAGGTCAGGAACTTTCGCAAGTGATCAAGCAGTAACCTCAAGTATTTTAAATTATAATTTCCTTACTAAGTATCACAAAGATTTTGGCAAACATAATTTTGAAATAACTACTGGTGTTGAGGCACAAAGAAATTCAGAAAAAACAAACTTTATTTTAGCTGAAAATATTAAAGGTAACAGCAAAGAAATAAGTGATAAGAATGCTTCAATTTATGTAAATTCAGGTATTACTGGTGAGAGATATTTAATGTCTTATCTTAATCGAATAAACTATTCTTTTAATAATAAGTATTATACAAGTGTTAGTTATAGGATAGATGGTTCGTCTGCATTTTTACCCGAAAATAGGTGGACGGATTTTGCCTCTGTATCGGCAGGATGGATTCTGTCAGAAGAAATTTTCTTCAACAGCACATTCATCAATTTACTAAAAATAAAAGCTAGTATTGGAGAAACCGGTAATCAAGATATATCTGACAACCTGTTTCAAACTACTTATTTAAATAGTAGAAGATATGGTGAAAGAGATTTAATTTCTGGAGCGACATCAATTGAAAATATTGGCGCCAAAGATTTGACATGGGAAAGAACAATAAACTATAATATTGGTTTTGAGTTTGGTTTTCTTGAAAACAAGTACATTGGAGAAATTACTTATTTTAATAAGAAGGTTAACAACTTATTACTTGAAGTTCCTCTCCCATATTCTTCTACACTAGATGGGGCAGATCCTGTTATTTGGGATAATGCAGGTAAATTGAATAATAAGGGTATTGAAGTGGATCTAGAAGGTTATATAATATATAATAACAATTTTAGATGGAAAGTTGGTTTTAACGCTACATATCTTAAAAATAAAGTATTAGAACTGCATTCTAGTGTGGATGCGAGTGGTCAAGGAGTAACATCAAGAAATGTTACTTTAACAAAACAGGGTGGAAGTATCGGATCATACTACTTGGCTAGATATGCTGGAATTGATCTTGATAAAGGAGTAGAAATGATTTATGAAATAGATCAAGATATCTATAACAATGAAGGGAGAACTGTACCTACTGGAAATCTAATCCCTGCTACTAGTTCAAATATTGTCGCAAATAGAATTTATAACAAATCAAAAACAGGAAATCCTGATTTTTTTGGAGGTGTATCTACTCAAATATATTTTAAGAGATTTACATTAGACATATTGTTAAGTTTTGTCGGAGGGTATTATATATTTGACTATCAATATCATAAGTCGCACTATCCATCTCAAGGTTACATTAATGTATTTTCTGATCTATATGAAAAATCATGGAGACCTAATGTTCAAAATGCTGAATACCCAGAGTTAAAGTGGGATTATAATTATGAGTGGGATTGGGATTCTGATAATGAGACTTGGATAAATACTACAGGAAACTATAATAATCTAAGTTATTTTACTGATAGATATCTACAAAAAGGTGATTTTATGAGGTTAAGGAATATTACCTTAAGTTATGATATACCTAGATCGATCCTAAACAAAATCAATTTTAACACATTAAACATTGCCGTTTCTGCACAAAATCTATTGACGTTTACTGGATATAAAGGCTTAGACCCAGAATCAACTATCATTAATGGAGATGCTCAGTTAAATAACTTGTCTCCTTCATATTTTAGACAAACACCTTTCCCCAATGCTAAATCTTTTAATTTGAGTATATCAGCAGCATTCTAA
- a CDS encoding FecR family protein, with product MTDEILNIILKSLNKESSTEENLLLERWLLQSESNQFYYKQFKKNWTKDSAKLNNEKAKAWIELTDKLEKNQPKTILLQSRKIISWAAVIVFVLFSGYFVYFQVSESQNNQVQTQLTYQTVSTVNSQLKEVKLPDNTIVKLNNNSRIEFPNEFDGRTRQVKLFGEAFFEVAHNAAKPFIVQTENFSVKVLGTSFNIYAYKESTLQNVSVYTGKVKLTTYKSQQEISLVKGESASLNVESEVLIKKDSNPEMVKWIDGVLVFDGDKFDAIVQKIERHFNVKFKITNKDIDYDKAFVGSFKKSDKVSDVLEVLKYYYDFNYKLKDKNLIIIN from the coding sequence ATGACAGACGAAATATTAAATATCATTTTAAAAAGCTTAAATAAAGAATCTTCAACAGAAGAGAATTTATTGCTTGAGAGATGGCTTCTTCAAAGTGAATCCAATCAATTTTATTACAAACAATTTAAGAAAAATTGGACGAAAGATTCAGCGAAGCTAAACAATGAAAAGGCAAAGGCTTGGATAGAATTAACAGATAAACTCGAAAAAAATCAGCCCAAAACAATACTTCTACAAAGTAGAAAAATAATATCTTGGGCTGCAGTTATAGTTTTTGTTTTATTTTCAGGTTATTTCGTTTATTTTCAAGTATCTGAATCTCAGAATAACCAAGTCCAAACACAACTTACTTATCAAACAGTATCTACTGTTAACAGCCAACTAAAAGAAGTAAAGTTACCTGACAATACTATTGTTAAATTGAACAACAATAGTCGAATTGAATTTCCTAATGAATTTGATGGTAGAACAAGACAAGTGAAATTATTTGGAGAGGCTTTTTTTGAAGTAGCTCATAATGCAGCTAAGCCATTTATAGTCCAAACCGAAAATTTCTCTGTGAAGGTCTTAGGTACTTCATTTAATATTTATGCATACAAAGAAAGCACATTACAAAATGTATCTGTCTATACCGGTAAGGTAAAGCTTACTACTTATAAGAGTCAGCAAGAAATATCTTTGGTAAAAGGAGAAAGTGCATCATTAAATGTTGAGTCTGAAGTATTAATTAAAAAAGATAGTAATCCTGAGATGGTAAAATGGATAGATGGAGTATTAGTATTCGATGGAGATAAGTTCGATGCAATAGTTCAAAAAATAGAACGCCATTTTAATGTGAAGTTTAAAATTACCAATAAAGATATTGATTATGATAAAGCTTTTGTTGGCTCATTTAAAAAGAGTGATAAAGTAAGTGATGTTTTGGAGGTACTAAAGTATTACTATGATTTTAATTATAAGCTAAAAGATAAGAATCTAATAATTATCAATTAA
- a CDS encoding RagB/SusD family nutrient uptake outer membrane protein → MKKILYISPFYIVLTICLLSCNQDSFFALESEPEAEWADIEEFEEAATGTYWAAFVRSSWDNLIGCPALLKTVQSDVVQLLPGTTGDIPFNEMYLRSSDLEISKTLSLFRSSYRVINIANAGLQFIADNGGQPFDNLSSADEENNLRRIEGELHFMRGFAYWMLSTVFLPIYNGGENDVEYLPLKITFDETLDAIKSPEIGTVENIYAQLIDDFTIAKELLPERFEATKHHASYAYGRANKFAASAMLAKVYFMMDNYEAALTELDFVIDENGGDFDLSEDPIEAFNRDDNTRGNEVIWYALFYDPVARANAFEVTSMTLQSYNATNGGDTWPNGFTRITWNQFAFSYSILSQIGWMEDPLNGNFELTEEAKIDKRFQQLYRRLKGYNGNENADPSEYETIHGQITDPVVWCDKYFRGKTTGLLTNVPVLRLAEMHLTRALLRYRTGNTTGAVNDLNIVRERAGLNAVAAADLTEDIIHIERIKELSFEGDRLDYLRSAKLSIPGGDRGVAPTSPDDHAFVWKIPQREIDLTSSL, encoded by the coding sequence ATGAAGAAGATTCTTTACATATCACCATTTTATATTGTATTGACAATATGCTTATTAAGCTGTAATCAGGATAGTTTTTTTGCTTTAGAGAGCGAACCAGAAGCTGAGTGGGCAGATATAGAAGAATTCGAGGAGGCTGCTACAGGAACATATTGGGCTGCATTTGTAAGAAGTTCTTGGGATAATTTAATTGGTTGTCCTGCTTTGTTAAAAACGGTACAGTCAGATGTTGTTCAATTATTACCAGGAACAACCGGAGACATTCCTTTTAATGAAATGTATTTGAGAAGTTCTGATTTAGAAATATCTAAGACTTTGAGTCTGTTTAGATCTTCTTATAGGGTAATAAATATTGCCAATGCTGGTCTTCAATTTATTGCTGATAATGGTGGACAACCATTTGATAACCTTTCTTCAGCAGATGAAGAAAATAATTTAAGAAGAATTGAAGGAGAGCTTCATTTTATGAGGGGCTTTGCTTATTGGATGTTATCTACAGTATTTCTACCCATATATAATGGAGGGGAAAATGATGTAGAGTATTTGCCTCTAAAAATAACTTTTGATGAAACATTAGATGCTATAAAGTCACCTGAAATTGGAACTGTAGAAAATATCTATGCTCAATTAATTGATGACTTTACAATTGCTAAAGAACTATTACCAGAAAGGTTTGAGGCAACAAAACATCACGCATCATATGCTTATGGTAGAGCCAATAAGTTTGCAGCATCTGCTATGTTAGCCAAAGTTTATTTTATGATGGATAACTATGAGGCTGCTTTAACAGAACTCGATTTTGTGATTGACGAGAATGGAGGTGATTTTGATTTATCTGAAGATCCAATAGAAGCCTTTAACAGAGACGACAATACAAGAGGTAATGAAGTTATTTGGTATGCACTGTTTTACGACCCAGTTGCCAGAGCAAATGCATTTGAAGTAACAAGTATGACACTACAATCCTATAATGCAACAAATGGTGGAGATACTTGGCCAAATGGTTTTACACGTATAACATGGAATCAATTTGCTTTTAGTTACAGCATTTTATCTCAAATTGGTTGGATGGAAGATCCTTTAAATGGCAACTTCGAACTCACAGAAGAGGCTAAAATTGATAAGAGATTTCAGCAATTATATAGAAGGCTGAAAGGCTATAATGGTAATGAAAATGCAGACCCTAGTGAGTATGAAACAATTCATGGACAGATAACAGATCCAGTTGTTTGGTGTGACAAATACTTTAGGGGAAAAACTACAGGTTTGCTAACTAATGTGCCTGTTTTAAGATTGGCAGAAATGCATCTTACCAGAGCGTTATTAAGATATAGAACAGGAAATACAACAGGTGCAGTAAATGATTTAAACATTGTGAGGGAAAGAGCAGGACTAAATGCAGTCGCTGCTGCTGACCTCACAGAAGATATAATTCATATAGAAAGAATTAAAGAGCTTTCATTTGAAGGTGATCGACTCGACTACCTTCGCTCTGCGAAATTATCAATACCTGGTGGTGATCGTGGTGTTGCTCCCACCTCACCTGATGATCATGCCTTTGTTTGGAAAATTCCACAAAGGGAAATTGATCTGACATCCAGTTTATAG
- the hflC gene encoding protease modulator HflC produces the protein MNKIVIIVVILLLLIISQSTYIIDEKQQAVVTQFGRPVGEAITTPGINFKMPFIHKINYFEKRYMEWDGDPNQVPTKDKKFIFVDTYARWQITDPLQFFKRLTNERGAQSRLDDILDGETRNFIANNNIEEAVRSSNRKPVVLDTLSEVFGDSLLRIEVGRQRIQDLILASANKQTTDLGIEILDFRFKRINYVEEVRNQVYERMKSERFRIAEKFRSEGLGEASRINGEKERELKSIQSEAFRQAEEIRGRADAEAASIYAGAYDKSNQARELYSFMKSMETLKQTFSEKTSVILSTDSELYKYLKDMR, from the coding sequence ATGAATAAGATAGTTATCATAGTCGTGATATTACTACTTTTGATAATATCACAAAGCACATATATAATAGATGAAAAGCAACAGGCAGTTGTTACTCAATTTGGCCGGCCAGTTGGCGAAGCAATTACCACCCCAGGTATCAACTTTAAGATGCCTTTTATCCATAAAATAAATTACTTTGAAAAAAGGTATATGGAATGGGATGGCGATCCAAATCAAGTACCAACCAAGGACAAAAAATTTATTTTTGTAGATACTTATGCCAGATGGCAAATTACCGATCCTTTACAGTTTTTTAAACGACTTACCAATGAAAGAGGCGCTCAATCGCGTCTTGATGATATACTAGATGGTGAAACCAGAAATTTTATAGCAAATAATAATATTGAAGAGGCTGTAAGAAGTTCAAACAGAAAGCCTGTTGTACTTGATACACTCAGTGAAGTTTTTGGAGACTCTCTTCTCAGAATTGAAGTAGGTAGACAGCGAATTCAAGATTTAATTCTGGCATCTGCCAACAAGCAAACAACTGATTTAGGTATAGAAATTCTTGATTTTCGTTTTAAAAGAATCAATTATGTGGAAGAAGTTCGAAATCAGGTTTATGAGAGGATGAAAAGTGAGCGATTTAGAATTGCTGAAAAGTTCAGATCAGAAGGTTTAGGAGAGGCTTCACGTATAAATGGTGAAAAGGAACGAGAGTTAAAGAGTATTCAATCTGAAGCCTTTAGGCAAGCAGAAGAAATTCGTGGTAGAGCAGATGCAGAAGCCGCAAGCATTTACGCTGGTGCTTATGATAAATCTAACCAAGCTAGAGAGCTTTATAGTTTTATGAAATCTATGGAAACGCTCAAGCAAACCTTTAGTGAAAAAACTTCTGTAATTCTCTCAACAGATAGTGAACTTTACAAATATTTAAAAGATATGCGCTAA
- a CDS encoding Crp/Fnr family transcriptional regulator — translation MEDELSPARLLHALSPLSEDLIQQLDENWQQEKKLNSYEFLVKKGQKESYLYFIKSGSIRIFYPDEAKEICVGFGHPGELISSFPSFIKNLPSTFCIQALRKTTLTRISREKFFELLNANYDLEKCWRILLEQALIGRIEREAEMLNGNPEERINRLLERSPHVFQNIPFKYIASYLGMTPETLSRKLNS, via the coding sequence ATGGAAGATGAACTTTCTCCAGCCAGATTACTGCATGCACTCTCACCTTTAAGTGAAGATTTAATACAACAACTTGACGAAAACTGGCAGCAAGAAAAGAAGCTTAACTCATATGAATTTCTTGTGAAAAAAGGGCAAAAAGAATCGTATTTGTACTTTATTAAAAGTGGTTCAATACGCATTTTTTATCCTGATGAGGCCAAAGAGATTTGTGTGGGTTTCGGCCATCCCGGAGAGTTGATCAGTTCTTTCCCTTCATTTATTAAGAATCTGCCTTCTACTTTTTGTATACAGGCACTTAGAAAAACTACGCTCACCAGAATAAGTCGAGAGAAGTTTTTTGAGCTGCTAAATGCAAATTACGATCTGGAAAAATGCTGGCGAATTTTATTGGAACAGGCTTTAATTGGTAGAATTGAACGAGAAGCCGAAATGCTAAACGGTAATCCAGAAGAAAGAATTAATAGATTATTAGAAAGGAGCCCTCATGTATTTCAGAATATTCCATTTAAGTACATTGCTTCTTATCTGGGAATGACTCCCGAAACGTTGAGCCGTAAACTCAATTCTTGA
- a CDS encoding DinB family protein — MQANFEKKEIMNKNSYTQVYSNISQKDLLKILNDQVEEQLYTVKNEFLELSDESLLARPEASKWNILECIEHLNRYCAFYIPHIEIVTNQNEKSGKNFQSGWLGTKFTQMMSPENIKPQKTVKHMDTSDALVNKNTLLVFIAWQQRLFKAINELKNTDLNKRKIPVEFFKMLKLKTGDILQFLIMHQQRHILQALDKKDKLKSSEVQINI, encoded by the coding sequence ATGCAGGCTAATTTTGAGAAAAAAGAAATCATGAATAAAAATTCTTATACTCAAGTTTACTCAAATATTAGTCAAAAAGACTTGCTCAAAATATTAAATGATCAGGTTGAAGAGCAACTCTATACGGTTAAAAATGAGTTTTTAGAACTTAGTGATGAAAGTCTATTAGCAAGACCAGAAGCTTCAAAATGGAACATTCTCGAATGTATTGAACATTTAAATCGATATTGTGCTTTTTACATTCCTCACATTGAAATTGTTACTAATCAAAATGAAAAATCAGGCAAAAACTTCCAATCTGGTTGGTTGGGAACAAAGTTTACTCAGATGATGTCTCCTGAAAATATCAAACCTCAAAAAACAGTCAAACATATGGATACAAGTGATGCTTTGGTTAACAAAAACACTTTGCTCGTTTTTATAGCTTGGCAACAACGCTTATTTAAGGCAATAAATGAGCTTAAAAATACCGACTTAAATAAGAGGAAAATTCCCGTTGAGTTTTTTAAAATGTTGAAATTAAAAACAGGAGATATTCTACAATTTTTAATAATGCATCAACAAAGACATATCCTTCAAGCCTTGGATAAAAAGGATAAACTGAAATCCAGTGAAGTTCAAATAAATATCTAG